A portion of the Nitratidesulfovibrio termitidis HI1 genome contains these proteins:
- a CDS encoding chemotaxis protein CheA has protein sequence MSQDFMDPEIFADFIVEAKEHLETIEPNLLELEKAPDNLALLNEIFRPMHSLKGASGFLGLNRINGLAHRAENIMDELRKGDMTVTSEIMDVILSATDALRQMVDNLDTTGGEGDVETESIIATIDAIMAGGAPPAAPRPAPAAPAPAPEPAPVVEPVAAAAPEPAPAPAPVAAPESVVAAPQAQAESEAPVEGGSAEWIASLAPTEPYALTAFGEGHLKDFIDEAREMAENLSSGLLELERNPTEQGELVNDLFRFFHNLKGNSGIIGFAELNSLTHEAETLLNNVRRGEMTGSHELVDLLLLVVDLLEALVARIDPASGNVTPFDISVILECLRKAVAGGDITLPEGLGARRNGGPAAEAPASEAAASATAAASATAAASAPGATDDEDAPSPPAAPGYDPDDVALFINTVRQQMDNVGVALKTLAVDGTQREYVDALYRCLVTIQNSSGYMGLDDIRVYAERTAGLVDQARFSGMDFSLMVDLMEQETSIIGDMLEKQIARISTPAPAPAPEAAPAAAPEAKAASAPAAEVKAVAASADASADADDEDAEDDDAAVVTISSVTGTSAPAAAVKPAAPAPAAAVSAPAAPVAPAKPAAPAAPGAPAKPAAPAAPATPPAASGGQGAAAAQAQQAGTAKASSTIRVDHEKLDHLMNLIGELIINRNRYTMLARRLEDDTNVVIAEVAQDLSETTYAMARISDDLQDTIMKVRMVPVSSVFSRFPRLVRDLSRKSGKEVDLILEGEETELDKSVVEVIGDPLVHLIRNAVDHGVESEDERVAKGKKAKGKVVLRAYHKGNSVAIEIEDDGKGIDPEKMREVAVRKGIITPDEAKAMDDREAMELIFAPGFSSAEKITDISGRGVGMDVVRTNIKNLKGSVSIHSEIGKGTRFTLSLPLTLAIIDALMVNVAGEMYAIPLDAVSETTKIEARRLTDVKGRKAVTLRGEVLGIASLSELLGLPKGDKQDVLSVVVIHDNDRRLGLVVDRLLERQEIVIKPLGAYLGDLKGISGATIMGDGSVILILDPHEVYMMATSKAI, from the coding sequence ATGAGTCAGGATTTCATGGATCCGGAAATATTCGCCGATTTCATCGTCGAAGCCAAAGAGCACCTCGAGACCATCGAGCCCAACCTGCTCGAACTCGAGAAGGCGCCGGACAATCTCGCGCTGTTGAACGAGATATTCCGCCCCATGCATTCGCTGAAGGGCGCGTCCGGCTTTCTGGGGCTGAACCGGATCAACGGCCTTGCGCACCGTGCCGAAAACATCATGGACGAGTTGCGCAAGGGGGATATGACCGTCACCTCCGAGATCATGGACGTCATCCTCTCCGCAACGGACGCGTTGCGCCAGATGGTGGACAACCTTGATACCACCGGCGGCGAGGGCGATGTGGAGACGGAATCCATCATCGCCACCATCGATGCCATCATGGCTGGCGGCGCACCGCCAGCGGCCCCGCGCCCCGCGCCCGCCGCGCCCGCGCCCGCGCCGGAACCCGCCCCGGTGGTCGAGCCTGTTGCGGCTGCGGCTCCGGAACCTGCGCCCGCACCGGCCCCCGTTGCAGCCCCGGAATCCGTCGTTGCTGCGCCGCAGGCCCAGGCCGAATCCGAGGCCCCGGTGGAAGGCGGCTCCGCGGAATGGATCGCTTCGCTGGCACCCACGGAGCCCTACGCCCTTACCGCCTTCGGCGAAGGGCATCTCAAGGACTTCATCGACGAAGCCCGCGAGATGGCGGAAAATCTCAGTTCCGGGCTGCTGGAACTGGAGCGCAACCCCACGGAGCAGGGCGAACTGGTCAACGACCTGTTCCGCTTCTTCCATAACCTCAAGGGCAACAGCGGCATCATCGGCTTTGCCGAACTGAACAGCCTGACCCACGAGGCGGAAACCCTGCTCAACAACGTGCGCCGGGGCGAAATGACCGGCTCGCACGAACTGGTGGACCTGCTGCTGCTGGTGGTGGACCTGCTGGAAGCGCTGGTGGCGCGCATCGACCCCGCATCTGGCAACGTCACCCCGTTCGATATTTCGGTCATTCTCGAATGCCTGCGCAAGGCGGTGGCTGGCGGTGACATCACCCTGCCCGAGGGCCTGGGAGCCCGTCGCAACGGCGGGCCCGCCGCTGAAGCCCCGGCGTCGGAAGCCGCGGCCAGCGCGACTGCCGCAGCCAGCGCGACTGCCGCAGCCAGCGCACCTGGCGCAACTGACGACGAAGACGCCCCGTCGCCGCCCGCAGCCCCCGGCTACGACCCCGACGACGTGGCCCTGTTCATCAATACGGTACGCCAGCAGATGGACAACGTGGGCGTGGCCCTGAAGACCCTGGCCGTGGACGGCACCCAGCGCGAGTATGTCGACGCGCTGTACCGGTGCCTGGTGACCATCCAGAATTCTTCCGGCTACATGGGGTTGGACGACATCCGCGTGTACGCGGAGCGCACGGCGGGCCTGGTGGATCAGGCGCGTTTTTCGGGCATGGATTTCAGCCTGATGGTGGACCTGATGGAACAGGAAACCTCCATCATCGGCGACATGCTGGAAAAGCAGATCGCCCGCATCAGCACGCCCGCACCTGCTCCGGCTCCCGAAGCAGCCCCGGCTGCCGCGCCCGAAGCCAAGGCGGCTTCCGCCCCGGCGGCGGAGGTCAAGGCCGTTGCCGCGTCGGCTGATGCTTCGGCGGACGCCGATGACGAGGACGCGGAGGACGACGACGCAGCGGTGGTCACCATTTCCTCGGTGACCGGAACCTCCGCGCCCGCAGCGGCGGTGAAGCCTGCGGCTCCGGCCCCTGCCGCTGCCGTGTCCGCACCTGCCGCACCCGTCGCACCGGCCAAGCCTGCCGCACCTGCCGCACCCGGCGCACCTGCCAAGCCCGCGGCCCCGGCAGCTCCTGCCACTCCTCCTGCCGCTTCCGGCGGTCAGGGCGCCGCAGCCGCGCAGGCCCAGCAGGCCGGAACGGCCAAGGCCTCGTCCACCATCCGCGTGGACCACGAAAAGCTGGACCACCTGATGAACCTCATCGGCGAACTGATCATCAACCGCAACCGCTACACCATGCTGGCCCGCAGGCTGGAGGACGACACCAACGTCGTCATCGCCGAAGTGGCCCAGGATCTGTCCGAAACCACCTACGCCATGGCGCGCATTTCGGACGACCTGCAGGACACCATCATGAAGGTGCGCATGGTGCCGGTGTCGTCGGTGTTCTCGCGCTTCCCGCGCCTGGTGCGCGACCTGTCGCGCAAGAGCGGCAAGGAAGTGGACCTGATCCTGGAAGGCGAGGAAACGGAACTGGACAAGAGCGTTGTGGAAGTCATCGGCGACCCGCTGGTGCACCTCATCCGTAACGCGGTGGACCACGGCGTGGAGTCCGAGGACGAGCGCGTGGCCAAGGGCAAGAAGGCCAAGGGCAAGGTGGTTCTGCGCGCCTACCACAAGGGCAACTCCGTCGCCATCGAGATCGAGGACGACGGCAAGGGCATCGACCCGGAAAAGATGCGCGAAGTGGCCGTGCGCAAGGGCATCATCACCCCCGACGAGGCAAAGGCCATGGACGACCGCGAAGCCATGGAACTCATCTTCGCCCCCGGTTTCTCCTCGGCGGAAAAGATCACCGACATCTCCGGGCGCGGCGTGGGCATGGACGTGGTGCGCACCAACATCAAGAACCTGAAGGGCAGCGTCAGCATCCATTCGGAGATCGGCAAGGGAACCCGCTTCACCCTGTCCCTGCCGCTGACGCTCGCCATCATCGACGCGCTGATGGTCAACGTGGCGGGCGAGATGTACGCCATCCCGCTGGACGCCGTGTCCGAAACCACCAAGATCGAGGCGCGCCGCCTTACCGACGTCAAGGGCCGCAAGGCCGTGACCCTGCGCGGCGAAGTGCTGGGCATCGCCTCGCTGTCCGAACTGCTGGGCCTGCCCAAGGGCGACAAGCAGGACGTGCTGTCCGTGGTGGTCATCCACGACAACGACCGGCGTCTCGGCCTGGTGGTGGATCGCCTGCTGGAACGGCAGGAAATCGTCATCAAGCCTCTGGGCGCCTACCTTGGGGACCTCAAGGGCATCTCCGGCGCGACCATCATGGGCGACGGCAGCGTCATCCTGATCCTGGACCCGCACGAGGTGTACATGATGGCCACTTCCAAGGCCATCTAA
- a CDS encoding response regulator, producing the protein MSKHILIVDDSKTVRNLVAFIMKKEGFKVTTAEDGLDGLEKLYSSEKVDLIISDVNMPRMDGFTFIKTVREQEAYRDLPIVVLSTEGQEKDIQMGMSLGANLYMVKPAQPEKMVKNIKMLLG; encoded by the coding sequence ATGAGCAAGCATATATTGATCGTGGACGACTCCAAGACCGTTCGCAACCTGGTTGCCTTCATAATGAAAAAGGAAGGCTTCAAGGTTACCACGGCGGAGGACGGACTCGACGGTCTGGAGAAACTGTACTCCTCCGAAAAGGTAGACCTGATCATTTCCGACGTGAACATGCCGCGCATGGACGGGTTCACGTTCATCAAGACGGTGCGAGAGCAGGAAGCCTACCGCGACCTGCCCATAGTGGTGCTGTCCACCGAAGGGCAGGAAAAGGACATCCAGATGGGCATGAGCCTTGGCGCCAACCTGTACATGGTCAAGCCCGCCCAACCGGAAAAGATGGTCAAGAACATAAAGATGCTGCTCGGTTGA
- a CDS encoding chemotaxis protein CheW, translated as MTQRSPEEYFRQHDFGSEAATGGGGEFTAAERAFMQKYLGVEEGDILRRIGIDPARSGGAGAAAGLAGPAGPEDESESLDARLRNEPVLQMVGFFLGAQEFAVPTEAVQEVIKYAAPTRLPAAPSFVAGIVNLRGRVTPLVRLRELLGVPSGGGDGGDAAGSEDKFIIVCRRRGLQMGMMIERVHTMYRVPQQDIDWAIESHLGISVDFVSGLLKADERLISIVSVDKILDCVLKR; from the coding sequence ATGACCCAACGTTCACCCGAGGAGTACTTCCGCCAGCACGATTTCGGCTCGGAAGCGGCCACGGGCGGCGGGGGCGAGTTCACCGCCGCCGAACGGGCCTTCATGCAGAAGTATCTGGGCGTGGAGGAAGGCGACATCCTGCGCCGCATCGGCATCGATCCTGCCCGTTCGGGCGGGGCAGGAGCAGCCGCCGGGCTCGCCGGGCCCGCCGGGCCCGAGGACGAGTCGGAATCGCTGGACGCCCGCCTGCGCAACGAGCCGGTCTTGCAGATGGTGGGGTTTTTCCTGGGAGCCCAGGAATTTGCCGTGCCCACGGAAGCCGTGCAGGAAGTCATCAAGTATGCCGCGCCCACGCGCCTGCCCGCCGCCCCGTCGTTCGTGGCGGGCATCGTCAACCTGCGCGGGCGCGTCACCCCGCTGGTGCGGCTGCGCGAACTGCTGGGCGTGCCCAGTGGGGGTGGCGACGGGGGCGATGCCGCTGGCAGTGAAGACAAGTTCATCATCGTCTGCCGCAGGCGGGGCCTGCAAATGGGCATGATGATCGAGCGCGTGCACACCATGTACCGGGTGCCGCAACAGGATATCGACTGGGCCATCGAATCGCATCTCGGTATCAGCGTCGACTTTGTTTCCGGCCTGCTCAAGGCGGACGAACGCCTGATAAGCATCGTTTCGGTGGACAAGATACTCGATTGTGTTCTGAAACGCTGA
- a CDS encoding ParA family protein produces MGARVVAIANQKGGVGKTTSTLTLGAALARRGKRVLIMDLDPHANASVHLRFYPEDLDVTMYDLFMVDEASWPGLWKRLVRRNEGQAWDVAPASIQLAELDVDLKGRKGKGAILQQAIAHVREDYDFIIIDCPPHVGILLVNALVACDLLVIPIQTDFLALHGLKLLFDTIRVLNKVLPQPIRYRALATMFDRRARACNRVLELLAQKMGPKMFNTVVGMDTRFREASAQGRVIYDLDPDSRGARAYDALAEEMLQS; encoded by the coding sequence ATGGGCGCGCGCGTAGTGGCCATCGCCAACCAGAAGGGGGGCGTGGGCAAGACCACCTCCACCCTGACGCTTGGCGCGGCGCTTGCGCGCCGGGGCAAGCGCGTGCTGATCATGGACCTGGATCCGCACGCCAACGCCTCGGTGCACCTCCGGTTCTACCCGGAGGACCTGGACGTGACCATGTACGACCTGTTCATGGTCGACGAGGCGTCTTGGCCCGGCCTGTGGAAGCGCCTGGTGCGCCGCAACGAAGGCCAGGCCTGGGATGTGGCCCCGGCAAGCATCCAGCTTGCCGAACTGGATGTGGACCTGAAGGGACGCAAGGGCAAGGGAGCGATACTGCAACAGGCCATCGCGCACGTGCGCGAGGACTACGACTTCATCATCATCGACTGCCCGCCGCACGTGGGCATCCTGCTGGTGAACGCGCTGGTGGCCTGCGATTTGCTTGTCATTCCCATCCAGACGGATTTTCTGGCGCTGCACGGCCTGAAGCTGTTGTTCGACACCATCCGGGTGCTCAACAAGGTGTTGCCGCAGCCCATACGGTACCGGGCCCTGGCCACCATGTTCGACAGGCGGGCCAGGGCGTGCAACAGGGTGCTCGAACTGCTGGCGCAGAAGATGGGGCCGAAGATGTTCAACACGGTGGTCGGCATGGATACCCGCTTTCGCGAGGCCAGTGCGCAGGGCAGGGTGATCTACGATCTCGACCCCGACAGCCGGGGGGCGCGTGCCTATGACGCGCTGGCCGAAGAGATGCTGCAATCATGA
- a CDS encoding CheR family methyltransferase translates to MSSLFSNSITLRKEQKISDEEFVQLRDFIYQQCGIYIAENRKYLVENRLSNRLKELNLKNFGEYYYYLRYDANKRTELNRLFEVVTTNETSFYRNPPQLQIFQEHVLKTTLNELRAKGQKRLRIWSAGCSTGEEPYTMAIILHEVLKTELASWDIKITANDLSEAVLASARRGVYSDYALRTTPKEIIDRYFIKEGTQFKVDPKLKQMVNFGQINLSDRMGLKRVERSHIVFCRNVIIYFDDEMKKQVIGSFYDNLLQGGFLLIGHSESLHNITRAFKPEHHTGAIIYRKLE, encoded by the coding sequence ATGTCCTCGCTGTTCTCCAACTCCATCACGCTGCGCAAGGAACAGAAGATATCCGACGAGGAGTTCGTGCAACTGCGCGATTTCATCTACCAGCAATGCGGCATCTATATTGCGGAAAACCGCAAGTACCTGGTGGAGAACCGCCTGTCGAACCGCCTCAAGGAACTGAACCTCAAGAATTTCGGAGAATACTACTACTACCTGCGGTACGACGCCAACAAGCGGACGGAACTCAACCGGCTGTTCGAGGTGGTGACCACCAACGAAACCAGCTTCTACAGAAACCCTCCGCAGTTGCAGATCTTTCAGGAACACGTGCTGAAGACCACCCTGAACGAACTGCGCGCCAAGGGGCAGAAGCGCCTGCGCATCTGGTCGGCGGGGTGCTCCACGGGTGAAGAGCCGTACACCATGGCCATCATCCTGCACGAAGTGCTGAAGACCGAGCTTGCCAGCTGGGACATCAAGATCACCGCCAACGACCTGTCGGAGGCGGTACTTGCCTCGGCCCGGCGGGGCGTCTATTCCGACTACGCCCTGCGCACCACCCCCAAGGAAATCATCGACCGCTACTTCATCAAGGAAGGCACCCAGTTCAAGGTGGACCCCAAGCTGAAGCAGATGGTGAACTTCGGGCAGATCAACCTCAGCGACCGCATGGGGCTGAAGCGGGTGGAGCGCTCGCACATCGTGTTCTGCCGCAACGTCATCATCTACTTCGACGACGAGATGAAGAAGCAGGTCATCGGCTCGTTCTACGACAACCTGTTGCAGGGCGGCTTTCTGCTCATCGGGCATTCGGAGTCGCTGCACAACATCACCCGCGCCTTCAAGCCGGAACACCATACCGGCGCCATCATCTACCGCAAGCTGGAATGA
- a CDS encoding HEAT repeat domain-containing protein, translating to MSEQQIIEQLQSDDGEAIREAAYAAGNLRLESAVPHLVARIQSHNIGVQEAADRALRKIGGIAAVHGVLPLLRSDDAPIRNIAMDVLREIGADDFDSLKQLLHDDDPDMRIFASDILGTSESILAVPSLCEALLRDPEVNVRYQAAVSLGTLAFPEAAECLNKAMMDEEWVQFSVIEALTKIRAESSVNALVNALDAASDLVASMIVDALGEMGNIKAVPLLLKRLDKSPGPLRNKIAKAIVNVLGGKSLSLLGEKDRLRLRDYLLAAMDDEDEDVQNAAMRGLASIGGAEATEAVLKVAVALDPDRDHERLVACVHSLADIGFNSAVDRHVRGDDEHTLLILVEAIRGMPSRHGIDVLRGVFWDKPRDAQRAMSTVLAERCDPSDRDFFIDVLDRHNDAHVLKAALHYLGRRAKAVEAGERMLALLEHPYDDVKEAALDACIALNNPTMNARFRESFRSPDPLHRMMAVYAMGRFDVDENLAELTEALEDEVPDVRKVALEAVANVCPFTSERLELVVPRLHDENREVRLALIELLGNCGEGNVFPYLIQALDDPDDWVRVRAIEALGSLKDADAVPQLVALTESAGHLVLLKVVEALGAIGGNVAFRALLHLMESEDPEVQQAAETAAARIHDEQGVDD from the coding sequence ATGTCCGAACAGCAGATCATCGAGCAACTCCAGAGCGATGACGGCGAGGCAATCCGCGAGGCGGCCTATGCCGCCGGGAACCTTCGGCTGGAAAGCGCCGTACCGCATCTGGTGGCGCGCATCCAAAGCCACAACATCGGGGTGCAGGAAGCGGCCGACCGGGCCCTGCGCAAGATCGGCGGTATTGCCGCCGTGCACGGGGTGCTGCCCCTGTTGCGCTCGGACGACGCGCCCATCCGCAACATCGCCATGGACGTGCTGCGCGAGATCGGGGCCGACGACTTCGACTCGCTGAAGCAGTTGCTGCATGACGATGACCCCGACATGCGCATTTTCGCATCCGACATCCTTGGCACCTCGGAAAGCATCCTTGCGGTGCCCTCGCTGTGCGAGGCGCTGCTGCGCGACCCCGAGGTCAACGTGCGCTACCAGGCCGCCGTCAGCCTTGGCACCCTGGCCTTCCCCGAGGCGGCGGAGTGCCTGAACAAGGCCATGATGGACGAGGAATGGGTGCAGTTTTCGGTCATCGAGGCGCTGACCAAGATCCGGGCCGAATCGTCGGTCAATGCGCTGGTCAATGCGCTGGATGCGGCCTCGGACCTGGTGGCCTCCATGATCGTGGATGCCCTGGGCGAGATGGGCAACATCAAGGCCGTGCCGCTGCTGCTCAAGCGCCTGGACAAGTCGCCCGGGCCGCTGCGCAACAAGATCGCCAAGGCCATCGTCAACGTGCTGGGCGGCAAGTCGCTGTCCCTGCTGGGCGAAAAGGACAGGCTGCGCCTGCGCGACTACCTGCTGGCCGCCATGGACGACGAGGACGAGGACGTGCAGAACGCCGCCATGCGCGGCCTTGCCAGCATCGGCGGGGCAGAGGCGACGGAGGCGGTGCTGAAGGTGGCCGTGGCGCTGGACCCCGACCGCGACCATGAACGGCTGGTGGCCTGCGTGCACAGCCTGGCCGACATCGGCTTCAACAGCGCGGTGGACCGCCACGTGCGCGGCGACGACGAGCACACCCTGCTCATCCTCGTCGAGGCCATCCGGGGCATGCCCAGCCGCCACGGCATCGACGTGCTGCGCGGAGTGTTCTGGGACAAGCCGCGCGACGCGCAGCGGGCCATGTCCACGGTGCTGGCAGAACGGTGCGACCCCAGCGACCGCGACTTCTTCATCGACGTGCTGGACCGCCACAACGACGCCCACGTGCTGAAGGCGGCGCTGCACTACCTGGGCCGCCGGGCCAAGGCGGTGGAGGCGGGCGAGCGCATGCTGGCCCTGCTGGAACACCCCTACGACGACGTGAAGGAAGCCGCGCTGGACGCGTGCATCGCCCTGAACAACCCCACCATGAACGCCCGTTTTCGCGAATCGTTCCGCAGCCCCGATCCGCTGCACCGCATGATGGCCGTGTATGCCATGGGGCGCTTTGACGTGGACGAGAACCTGGCCGAACTCACCGAGGCGCTGGAAGATGAAGTGCCCGACGTGCGCAAGGTGGCGCTGGAGGCGGTGGCCAACGTGTGCCCCTTCACCAGCGAACGGCTGGAACTGGTGGTGCCCCGGCTGCATGACGAAAACCGCGAGGTGCGCCTGGCCCTCATAGAGTTGCTGGGCAACTGCGGCGAAGGCAACGTCTTTCCCTACCTGATTCAGGCCCTGGACGACCCGGACGACTGGGTGCGGGTGCGGGCCATCGAGGCGCTGGGTTCGCTGAAGGACGCCGACGCCGTGCCGCAACTGGTGGCCCTGACCGAAAGCGCCGGGCACCTGGTGCTGCTGAAGGTGGTGGAGGCGCTGGGCGCCATAGGGGGCAACGTCGCGTTCCGGGCGCTGCTGCACCTGATGGAATCGGAGGACCCCGAGGTCCAGCAGGCCGCCGAGACGGCGGCCGCCCGCATCCACGACGAACAAGGAGTGGATGACTGA
- a CDS encoding protein-glutamate methylesterase/protein-glutamine glutaminase has translation MITVVVVDDSAFMRKALSSMLEKDPEISVVAVGRDGEEGLELVRKHNPDVVTLDIEMPRMDGLTALRRIMMEMPRPVLMVSSLTTEGAESTLKALELGAVDFIPKQLSKVSLDIVRIEDELREKVKEISRRKFLRTPRTFRAPRPVGEGGSSASSSSGAMGAVGGAPSGGDGFRPVLTPRTGRPVRDIVAIGVSTGGPPAVQKVLSQLPADFPASILIAQHMPAAFTGPFAKRLDGVCRIAVKEAENGERLRPGTAYIAPGGKHLRVDQKISMVEVVVTPEPAEALYKPSANVLIESVAQAMGRRTLGVILTGMGSDGLEGMRVLKQKGGRALAQSDATCVVYGMPKAIVDAGLADEIIDIDDMASAIMAGLYK, from the coding sequence GTGATCACGGTTGTCGTCGTCGATGATTCCGCCTTCATGCGCAAGGCGCTTTCCAGCATGCTTGAAAAAGATCCCGAAATCAGCGTGGTGGCCGTGGGCCGCGACGGTGAGGAAGGGCTTGAACTGGTGCGCAAGCACAACCCGGACGTGGTGACCCTGGATATCGAAATGCCGCGCATGGACGGGTTGACCGCCTTGCGCCGCATCATGATGGAAATGCCTCGCCCGGTACTGATGGTCAGTTCGCTGACCACCGAGGGGGCCGAGTCCACGCTGAAGGCCCTGGAACTGGGCGCCGTGGACTTCATTCCCAAGCAGTTGTCCAAGGTTTCGCTGGATATCGTGCGCATAGAGGATGAACTGCGCGAGAAGGTGAAGGAAATTTCGCGCCGCAAGTTCCTGCGCACCCCCCGCACGTTCCGTGCCCCCCGCCCCGTGGGCGAAGGGGGCTCTTCCGCGTCTTCCTCCTCGGGGGCAATGGGCGCGGTGGGGGGCGCACCTTCCGGTGGCGACGGTTTCCGTCCGGTGCTTACCCCGCGCACGGGGCGCCCGGTGCGCGACATCGTGGCCATCGGCGTTTCCACCGGCGGGCCGCCCGCCGTGCAGAAGGTGCTGTCGCAGCTTCCGGCCGACTTTCCCGCCAGCATCCTCATCGCCCAGCACATGCCCGCCGCGTTCACCGGTCCCTTTGCCAAGCGGCTGGACGGCGTGTGCCGCATCGCGGTGAAAGAGGCGGAAAACGGTGAACGCCTGCGCCCCGGCACCGCGTACATCGCGCCGGGCGGCAAGCATCTGCGGGTGGACCAGAAAATCAGCATGGTAGAGGTGGTGGTTACCCCCGAGCCGGCGGAGGCGCTGTACAAGCCCTCGGCCAACGTGCTCATCGAGTCGGTGGCGCAGGCCATGGGCCGCCGCACCCTGGGGGTAATTCTTACCGGCATGGGCAGTGACGGCCTGGAAGGCATGCGCGTGCTGAAGCAGAAGGGCGGCAGGGCGTTGGCGCAGAGCGACGCCACCTGCGTGGTCTACGGCATGCCCAAGGCCATCGTGGATGCCGGGCTGGCCGATGAAATCATAGACATAGACGACATGGCCTCTGCCATAATGGCGGGACTGTACAAGTAG
- a CDS encoding type II toxin-antitoxin system RelE/ParE family toxin translates to MISSFRCKETRALFEGAPARRFVAFASVALRKLDMLDAAAGLDDLRIPPANRLEALKGDRQGQHSIRINDQWRICFVWQDGTAHAVEIVDYH, encoded by the coding sequence ATGATCTCGTCATTCAGGTGCAAGGAAACACGGGCTCTCTTCGAAGGCGCACCAGCCCGCAGATTCGTCGCCTTTGCCAGCGTCGCCCTGCGCAAACTCGACATGCTCGACGCCGCTGCCGGTCTTGACGACTTGCGCATTCCGCCCGCCAACCGCCTCGAAGCGCTCAAAGGCGACCGGCAAGGGCAGCACAGCATACGGATCAACGACCAGTGGCGCATTTGCTTCGTCTGGCAAGACGGGACAGCCCACGCTGTAGAAATCGTGGATTACCATTAG
- a CDS encoding HigA family addiction module antitoxin, producing the protein MRIRTHPGEVLREEFLAPLGITPHALAVALGVPATRIADIVHLRRGVTADTAARLSRFFGTSAAFWMNLQAAYDLSIVERDKGDDLLHIRPHPSAGASLAC; encoded by the coding sequence ATGCGCATACGCACCCACCCCGGCGAAGTCCTGCGCGAAGAATTCCTGGCCCCCCTGGGCATCACGCCGCACGCCCTTGCCGTTGCCCTTGGCGTGCCTGCCACGCGCATCGCGGACATCGTCCACCTGCGGCGCGGCGTCACCGCCGACACGGCGGCACGGCTGTCGCGGTTCTTCGGCACCAGCGCCGCATTCTGGATGAACCTTCAGGCAGCATACGACCTGTCCATCGTGGAACGCGACAAGGGCGATGACCTTTTGCACATACGGCCGCACCCTTCCGCTGGCGCATCCCTGGCGTGCTGA
- a CDS encoding C40 family peptidase: MTTKHGPSPLYRACARLLPLLLALALAGPACVRQPSQPGQTDRAAQGASQPAATAESDTVNEGAGASCEIASRYEASAHSDGSDSRFSEDEEDGDDTLADGVLSDIAELDEALAAMDETGDHHPKAEDDDDMSAIDARMQLVNVAMSKLGTRYRRGGSGETGFDCSGFTGWVYENVGVDLPRTSQSQFLEGRSIRREQLQTGDLVFFKRSKKRRIHHVGIYLEDGKFIHSSSSDGVVISKLNAKPWCNQWAGAKRVF; encoded by the coding sequence ATGACGACAAAGCACGGACCGTCGCCGCTCTACCGCGCCTGCGCCCGCCTTTTGCCGCTGCTGCTCGCCCTGGCCCTGGCCGGTCCCGCCTGTGTCCGCCAGCCTTCGCAGCCCGGCCAGACAGACAGAGCCGCGCAGGGCGCGAGCCAGCCTGCCGCCACCGCGGAATCCGATACCGTCAACGAAGGAGCCGGGGCATCCTGCGAAATCGCCTCACGTTACGAGGCATCCGCCCATTCCGACGGCTCCGATTCCCGGTTTTCCGAGGACGAGGAAGACGGCGACGACACCCTGGCCGATGGCGTGCTCAGCGACATTGCCGAACTGGACGAAGCCCTGGCCGCCATGGATGAAACCGGCGACCATCACCCCAAGGCTGAAGACGACGACGACATGAGCGCCATCGACGCGCGCATGCAACTGGTCAACGTGGCCATGTCCAAGCTGGGCACCCGCTATCGCCGGGGCGGTTCGGGCGAGACGGGGTTCGACTGCTCCGGCTTTACCGGCTGGGTATACGAGAACGTGGGCGTCGACCTGCCGCGCACCTCGCAGTCGCAGTTTCTGGAAGGGCGCTCCATCCGCCGCGAACAGCTGCAAACCGGCGACCTGGTGTTCTTCAAGCGCAGCAAGAAGCGCCGCATCCACCACGTGGGCATCTATCTGGAGGACGGCAAGTTCATCCACAGCAGTTCGTCCGACGGTGTGGTCATTTCAAAGCTGAACGCCAAGCCGTGGTGCAACCAGTGGGCCGGGGCCAAGCGGGTATTCTAG